A section of the Streptomyces sp. SCL15-4 genome encodes:
- a CDS encoding DUF2267 domain-containing protein, which translates to MRHDEMIGKVQALAQLPDRGTAERAAHAVVRTLAERLPSGLARHVAAQLPPDLAAEMREAADASAGRDSGTAGERFGLTTFTGRVAVRAGTDEDRALRDAAAVLEVLDAALAPELTERMAHALPADIRELLPVVRATQDMGRFA; encoded by the coding sequence ATGCGGCACGACGAGATGATCGGGAAGGTGCAGGCGCTGGCCCAGTTGCCGGACCGGGGCACGGCCGAGCGGGCCGCGCACGCGGTCGTCCGCACGCTGGCGGAACGGCTGCCGTCCGGGCTCGCCCGGCACGTGGCGGCCCAGCTGCCGCCGGACCTGGCGGCGGAGATGCGGGAGGCGGCCGACGCCTCGGCCGGACGGGACTCCGGTACCGCGGGCGAGCGGTTCGGGCTGACCACCTTCACCGGACGGGTCGCGGTCCGGGCCGGCACCGACGAGGACAGGGCGCTGCGGGACGCCGCCGCGGTGCTGGAGGTGCTCGACGCCGCGCTCGCGCCGGAGCTGACCGAGCGGATGGCGCACGCGCTGCCGGCCGACATCAGGGAACTGCTGCCGGTGGTCCGCGCGACCCAGGACATGGGCCGGTTCGCCTGA
- a CDS encoding SRPBCC family protein: protein MSEYERSRTMPAQPEHVFDQAANADQLDAWLPDALHVHVQDPPAVTVHEDLSGQDMPALLRAQPDQMRLEWGTREQGSYTGWLQVAGIGSGASEVTVHLSFFDEGHDPGEGAVYDALDGSLRRLEEQVRMRADHTAG from the coding sequence ATGTCCGAGTACGAACGTTCCCGCACCATGCCCGCGCAGCCCGAGCACGTCTTCGACCAGGCGGCCAACGCCGACCAGCTCGACGCCTGGCTCCCGGACGCACTGCACGTGCACGTCCAGGACCCGCCCGCCGTGACCGTGCACGAGGATCTCTCCGGCCAGGACATGCCCGCCCTGCTGCGGGCCCAGCCGGACCAGATGCGCCTGGAGTGGGGCACCCGCGAGCAGGGCAGCTACACCGGCTGGCTCCAGGTGGCGGGCATCGGCAGCGGCGCCAGCGAGGTGACCGTCCACCTGTCCTTCTTCGACGAGGGCCACGACCCGGGCGAAGGAGCGGTGTACGACGCCCTGGACGGCAGCCTGCGACGGCTGGAGGAACAGGTGCGCATGCGCGCCGACCACACGGCCGGCTGA
- a CDS encoding permease, producing MQKTDDPAGAAGPATAVPAGPPVRRVRAWPLGAVLVCAAGATAVLLLPAGTRWLEHPAVQAWRTVSLAITVQALPFLLLGTALSGAINAFVPAGLFTRVLPKRPALAVPVAGAAGAVLPGCECASVPVASSLIRRGVPPAAAFAFLLSAPAINPVVLTATAVAFPGDPAMVAARLLASLTTAAVMGWLWLWLGKEEWLRPLLRHRHTGHRHGHSRWTEFRLGFRHDFLHAGGFLVLGAMAAATFDVAVPGSVLDAFAGSPWLSVPFLAGLAVLLAVCSEADAFVAASLTGFSPTARLAFLVVGPMVDLKLIALQAGTFGRAFAWRFSAATTVVAVIAAVLIGGALW from the coding sequence ATGCAGAAAACGGATGATCCGGCCGGTGCGGCGGGGCCCGCGACCGCCGTACCCGCCGGTCCGCCCGTGCGCCGGGTCCGGGCGTGGCCGCTCGGCGCCGTCCTCGTGTGCGCCGCCGGTGCCACGGCCGTGCTGCTGCTGCCGGCCGGCACCCGGTGGCTGGAGCATCCGGCCGTCCAGGCATGGCGCACCGTCTCGCTGGCCATCACCGTGCAGGCGCTGCCGTTCCTGCTCCTCGGCACCGCACTGTCCGGCGCCATCAACGCCTTCGTGCCGGCCGGCCTGTTCACCCGGGTGCTGCCGAAGCGGCCCGCTCTCGCCGTACCGGTCGCCGGGGCCGCCGGCGCCGTCCTGCCCGGCTGCGAGTGCGCCTCCGTGCCCGTCGCGAGCAGCCTGATCCGCCGGGGCGTGCCACCGGCCGCCGCCTTCGCCTTCCTGCTCTCCGCGCCCGCGATCAACCCCGTGGTGCTCACGGCCACCGCCGTCGCCTTCCCCGGCGACCCCGCGATGGTCGCCGCCCGGCTGCTCGCCTCCCTGACCACGGCCGCCGTGATGGGCTGGCTGTGGCTCTGGCTCGGCAAGGAGGAGTGGCTGCGTCCCCTGCTGCGCCACCGGCACACCGGGCACCGGCACGGCCACAGCCGCTGGACCGAGTTCCGGCTCGGCTTCCGGCACGACTTCCTGCACGCCGGCGGCTTCCTGGTGCTGGGCGCGATGGCCGCGGCCACCTTCGACGTCGCCGTGCCGGGCTCCGTCCTGGACGCCTTCGCCGGCTCGCCATGGCTGTCCGTGCCGTTCCTGGCGGGCCTCGCCGTGCTGCTGGCCGTCTGCTCGGAGGCGGACGCGTTCGTCGCGGCCTCGCTCACCGGGTTCTCGCCGACCGCGCGGCTCGCCTTCCTGGTGGTCGGCCCGATGGTCGACCTGAAACTCATCGCGCTGCAGGCCGGCACCTTCGGCCGGGCCTTCGCCTGGCGGTTCTCCGCGGCCACCACCGTCGTCGCGGTCATCGCCGCCGTCCTGATCGGAGGCGCCCTGTGGTGA
- a CDS encoding ANTAR domain-containing protein — protein sequence MAFFALSRLQPLTLLSVTDLASEYDRLLEENRHLRRAVTSHAVIDQAIGVVVVLGRIAPEEAWRALRDVSQRTNVKLRTVAEHVLGHVQGEDLPEPERIELVKAIVRYRRCGERSAPPGDGLPASAGPRPGPARTASDPERGTADPTR from the coding sequence ATGGCCTTCTTCGCCCTCTCCCGCCTCCAGCCGCTGACCCTGCTCTCGGTGACCGACCTGGCGTCGGAGTACGACCGGCTGCTGGAGGAGAACCGGCACCTGCGACGCGCCGTGACCTCCCACGCGGTGATCGACCAGGCCATCGGCGTCGTGGTCGTCCTCGGCCGGATCGCCCCGGAGGAGGCCTGGCGGGCGCTGCGGGACGTGTCCCAGCGCACGAACGTCAAGCTGCGTACGGTCGCCGAGCACGTGCTCGGCCATGTCCAGGGCGAAGACCTGCCCGAACCCGAGCGGATCGAACTGGTGAAGGCGATCGTCCGCTACCGCCGCTGCGGCGAGCGTTCCGCGCCGCCCGGCGACGGCCTGCCCGCATCCGCCGGTCCCCGGCCCGGTCCGGCCCGCACGGCCTCGGACCCGGAGCGGGGAACGGCGGATCCGACGCGGTGA
- a CDS encoding DUF1360 domain-containing protein, translated as MTTDAARYDDREDTPLGGYAALASVFVAGTGTFALVARRRGVRLPENVPPWDVLLMGTAAYKASRLVTKDKITSFLRAPFTRRAEEGEASEVMDEATGTGLRRAVGDLVSCPFCTAAWATGALVCTYAASPRLTRLVGAGFAALTVADWLQYAWTATQRIAED; from the coding sequence ATGACGACGGACGCCGCACGCTACGACGACCGGGAGGACACGCCGCTGGGCGGGTACGCCGCCCTCGCCTCCGTCTTCGTGGCGGGCACCGGCACCTTCGCGCTGGTGGCCCGGCGCCGGGGTGTGCGGCTGCCGGAGAACGTGCCGCCCTGGGACGTGCTGCTGATGGGCACGGCGGCGTACAAGGCGTCGCGGCTGGTGACCAAGGACAAGATCACCAGCTTTCTCCGGGCGCCGTTCACCCGGCGCGCGGAAGAGGGCGAGGCCAGCGAGGTCATGGACGAGGCGACGGGCACCGGGCTCCGCCGGGCCGTCGGCGACCTGGTCTCCTGCCCGTTCTGCACCGCGGCCTGGGCCACCGGCGCCCTGGTGTGCACCTACGCCGCCTCTCCCCGGCTCACCCGGCTGGTCGGCGCCGGCTTCGCCGCGCTGACCGTGGCGGACTGGCTCCAGTACGCCTGGACGGCGACCCAGCGCATCGCCGAGGACTGA
- a CDS encoding FAD-dependent oxidoreductase: MDDKTTCCVIGGGPAGMVLGLLLARAGVAVTVLEKHADFLRDFRGDTVHPSTLALLDDLGLGERFARLPQRRLRTVQLPAGAGRPPVTVADLSLLRGPYDYVAMVPQWDLLDLLAEEARREPAFELRTNTEATGFLVESGRVTGVRYRTADGRTGELRATLTVACDGRGSLARSRPELRLRRFACPMDAWWFRLPRREGDPSGLVGGAGDGFLTAMIDRGDYWQCAALIPKGTDAERRAAGLDRFRADYAATAPWLAGRTRALGSWDDVKLLDVHLDRLRRWHRPGLLCIGDAAHAMSPVFGIGINLAVQDAVAAARHLAGPLRRGRVRLRDVRAVQRRRRPTTLATQALQRAAHARVIAPVLRGRPPLGGPERARRAAALVTAAPWLRRLPAYFIAYGALRERPPAEAVRHHPPAAPDAGLS, encoded by the coding sequence ATGGACGACAAGACCACCTGCTGCGTCATCGGCGGCGGCCCCGCGGGCATGGTGCTCGGGCTGCTGCTGGCCCGCGCCGGCGTCGCGGTGACGGTGCTGGAGAAACACGCCGACTTCCTGCGCGACTTCCGCGGCGACACGGTCCACCCGTCGACCCTCGCGCTGCTGGACGACCTGGGCCTGGGCGAGCGGTTCGCCCGGCTGCCGCAGCGCCGGCTGCGCACCGTCCAGCTGCCGGCGGGAGCCGGCCGCCCACCGGTCACGGTCGCCGACCTCTCGCTCCTGCGCGGTCCCTACGACTACGTCGCGATGGTGCCCCAGTGGGACCTGCTGGACCTGCTCGCCGAGGAGGCCCGGCGCGAACCGGCCTTCGAGCTGCGGACGAACACCGAGGCGACCGGCTTCCTCGTCGAGTCCGGACGGGTCACCGGGGTGCGCTACCGCACCGCCGACGGCCGCACCGGCGAACTGCGCGCCACCCTCACCGTCGCCTGCGACGGCCGAGGATCACTGGCCCGCTCCCGGCCCGAACTGCGGCTGCGCCGCTTCGCCTGCCCGATGGACGCCTGGTGGTTCCGGCTGCCGCGGCGGGAAGGCGACCCGTCCGGGCTCGTCGGCGGCGCCGGCGACGGCTTCCTGACCGCGATGATCGACCGCGGCGACTACTGGCAGTGCGCGGCACTCATCCCCAAGGGCACCGACGCCGAGCGCCGCGCCGCCGGCCTGGACCGCTTCCGGGCCGACTACGCCGCCACCGCGCCCTGGCTCGCCGGCCGCACCCGGGCCCTCGGCTCCTGGGACGACGTCAAGCTGCTCGACGTGCACCTGGACCGTCTGCGCCGCTGGCACCGCCCCGGCCTGCTGTGCATCGGCGACGCGGCGCACGCCATGTCCCCGGTCTTCGGCATAGGCATCAACCTCGCCGTGCAGGACGCCGTCGCCGCCGCCCGCCACCTGGCCGGGCCGCTGCGGCGGGGCAGGGTGCGGCTGCGCGACGTACGCGCCGTGCAGCGCCGCCGCCGGCCCACCACGCTCGCCACGCAGGCGCTGCAACGGGCCGCCCACGCCCGCGTCATCGCACCGGTCCTGCGCGGCCGTCCGCCGCTCGGCGGCCCGGAACGCGCCCGCCGCGCCGCGGCCCTGGTCACCGCCGCGCCCTGGCTGCGCCGCCTGCCCGCCTACTTCATCGCCTACGGCGCGCTGCGCGAACGCCCCCCGGCCGAGGCCGTCCGCCACCACCCGCCGGCCGCACCGGACGCCGGCCTCTCCTGA
- a CDS encoding serine hydrolase, whose product MSSRLSRTARTTAGALAASATALLAAGLPHPAAAATASAPSGKTPKASAHATAAVLDLDGTGRTTVVRGEDRPYDTASIVKIDILAALLLRAQDAGRPLSGAERDLAEPMIRRSDNAAANALWRRIGRAGGLAAANERLGLTSTTGGPGGKWGLTRTTASDQVRLLRAVFGPGGTVRRGSGGLDAASRAYVRTLMSRVVPGQTWGVPAAGGAHARPVLKNGWLQRTTTGRWDVNSVGEVSVGKHRYLVAVLSDGNASMGAGISLVERTARAAV is encoded by the coding sequence ATGTCGTCCCGCCTCTCCCGCACCGCACGGACCACGGCCGGCGCCCTCGCGGCCTCGGCGACCGCCCTGCTGGCCGCCGGCCTTCCGCACCCGGCGGCGGCCGCGACCGCGTCCGCCCCGTCCGGGAAGACACCGAAGGCATCGGCGCACGCCACGGCGGCCGTGCTCGACCTGGACGGCACCGGCCGCACCACCGTGGTGCGCGGCGAGGACCGGCCGTACGACACGGCCAGCATCGTCAAGATCGACATCCTCGCGGCGCTGCTGCTCCGGGCACAGGACGCCGGGCGCCCGCTCAGCGGAGCCGAACGGGACCTCGCCGAGCCGATGATCCGGCGCAGCGACAACGCGGCGGCCAACGCCCTGTGGCGGCGCATCGGCCGCGCCGGCGGGCTGGCGGCGGCCAACGAGCGGCTGGGGCTGACCTCGACCACGGGCGGGCCCGGCGGCAAGTGGGGCCTGACCCGGACCACCGCGAGCGATCAGGTGCGGCTGCTGCGGGCCGTGTTCGGCCCGGGCGGCACGGTGCGCCGGGGCTCCGGCGGACTCGACGCCGCCTCCCGCGCCTACGTCCGTACGCTGATGAGCCGGGTCGTGCCCGGGCAGACCTGGGGTGTCCCGGCGGCCGGGGGCGCGCACGCCCGGCCGGTGCTGAAGAACGGCTGGCTGCAGCGGACCACCACGGGCCGCTGGGACGTCAACAGCGTCGGCGAGGTGTCGGTCGGGAAACACCGGTACCTCGTGGCGGTGCTGTCCGACGGGAACGCGTCCATGGGCGCCGGCATATCCCTGGTGGAGCGCACGGCGCGCGCGGCGGTCTGA
- a CDS encoding TIGR03943 family putative permease subunit codes for MRRLVHNLLLALTGAGLLHAALFTDLYLRYVKAGLRLPLIVSGAVLLLLGLAAAASREGPRGAVGHGHDHTGAPRVAWLLFLPALSLLCHAPPALGAYTAARAGDKPVAAQRGFGPLPATSPLPLTLTDFTKRVQQDRGLAVAGRTVRLTGFVTPAGHGGWYLTRIVFSCCAADSRTVRVRMYGRPAPPADTWLAVTGTWHPGGTLGTRTAQAALDVGDARPIAPPVNAYTDDLPLTPS; via the coding sequence GTGAGACGGCTTGTCCACAACCTGCTCCTGGCCCTGACCGGGGCCGGCCTGCTGCACGCGGCCCTCTTCACCGACCTCTACCTGCGCTATGTCAAGGCCGGACTGCGCCTGCCGCTGATCGTGTCCGGCGCGGTCCTGCTGCTGCTCGGCCTGGCGGCGGCCGCCAGCCGCGAGGGCCCCCGCGGTGCCGTCGGCCACGGGCACGACCACACCGGCGCCCCGCGCGTCGCCTGGCTGCTGTTCCTCCCCGCGCTGAGCCTGCTGTGCCACGCCCCGCCCGCGCTGGGCGCGTACACCGCGGCCCGCGCCGGCGACAAACCGGTCGCCGCGCAGCGGGGTTTCGGACCGCTGCCCGCGACCTCGCCGCTGCCGCTGACCCTCACGGACTTCACCAAGCGGGTCCAGCAGGACCGCGGCCTCGCCGTCGCGGGCCGCACCGTCCGGCTGACCGGCTTCGTCACCCCGGCCGGGCACGGCGGCTGGTACCTGACCCGGATCGTCTTCTCCTGCTGCGCCGCGGACTCCCGGACGGTCCGGGTGCGCATGTACGGCCGGCCGGCCCCGCCCGCCGACACCTGGCTGGCGGTGACCGGGACCTGGCACCCGGGCGGCACCCTGGGCACCCGCACCGCTCAGGCGGCGCTCGACGTCGGGGACGCCCGCCCGATCGCCCCGCCGGTGAACGCCTACACCGACGACCTCCCGCTGACCCCTTCCTGA
- a CDS encoding AI-2E family transporter, with protein sequence MPRPPRPRPRAAPVRAAERTVPWLRVAASYAWRLILVGIAVYGVFSVLGSFQLIAVALFVALVVTSLLRPPTDLLARFLPRPLCVAVALVGSLVLLLGLLALVGSAVAEESGRLADEFRGGVNRIEEWLGRPPFRLGPGALSKLQQQVTGYVATHRSALLSSAVGELGRVVELITGAALALFASVFFLHSGERLWAWARDRLLPSGARPGWDRAGRAAWRSFAGYTRGIIIVAGTNAVLVGVALLVLRVPLALPLTLLEFFAAFVPLVGSPVALGVATVVALAGRGPLTAAAVLVLIVVIGQLEGHVLHPLVMSWAVRLHPLVVAVSVIAGSIVAGVIGAVVAVPLVSVVWAVLNALRAVPP encoded by the coding sequence ATGCCGCGCCCGCCCCGCCCGCGGCCCCGGGCCGCGCCGGTGCGGGCGGCGGAGCGGACGGTGCCCTGGCTGCGGGTGGCCGCCTCCTACGCGTGGCGGCTGATCCTCGTCGGGATCGCCGTCTACGGCGTGTTCAGCGTCCTCGGCAGCTTCCAGCTGATCGCCGTCGCGCTCTTCGTCGCGCTGGTCGTGACCTCACTGCTGCGCCCGCCGACCGACCTGCTCGCCCGGTTCCTGCCCCGGCCGCTGTGCGTGGCCGTGGCGCTGGTGGGCAGTCTGGTGCTGCTGCTGGGTCTGCTGGCGCTGGTGGGCAGCGCGGTGGCGGAGGAGTCGGGCCGGCTGGCGGACGAGTTCCGCGGCGGGGTGAACCGCATCGAGGAGTGGCTGGGGCGGCCGCCGTTCCGGCTCGGTCCCGGCGCGCTGTCCAAGCTCCAGCAGCAGGTGACCGGCTATGTGGCCACGCACCGGTCGGCTCTGCTCAGCAGCGCGGTGGGCGAGCTGGGCCGGGTGGTGGAGCTGATCACCGGGGCCGCGCTGGCGCTGTTCGCGTCGGTCTTCTTCCTGCACTCCGGGGAGCGCCTGTGGGCCTGGGCGCGGGACCGGCTGCTGCCGAGCGGTGCCCGTCCGGGGTGGGACCGGGCGGGCCGGGCGGCCTGGCGGAGCTTCGCCGGGTACACCCGCGGCATCATCATCGTGGCCGGCACCAACGCCGTACTGGTGGGCGTGGCGCTGCTGGTGCTGCGCGTACCGCTGGCACTGCCGCTGACGCTGCTGGAGTTCTTCGCCGCGTTCGTGCCGCTGGTGGGCTCACCGGTGGCGCTCGGAGTGGCCACGGTGGTCGCGCTGGCCGGGCGGGGGCCGCTGACGGCGGCCGCGGTGCTGGTGCTGATCGTGGTGATCGGCCAGCTGGAGGGGCATGTGCTGCACCCGCTGGTGATGAGCTGGGCGGTGCGGCTGCATCCGCTGGTCGTGGCCGTCTCGGTCATCGCGGGCAGCATCGTGGCCGGAGTGATCGGCGCGGTGGTGGCGGTGCCGCTGGTGTCGGTGGTGTGGGCGGTGCTGAACGCGCTGCGGGCGGTGCCGCCGTAA
- a CDS encoding MgtC/SapB family protein, producing MTGAAAAPLWDLQAGQGPRQLAELGLALLLSSLIGWEREAQQKSAGLRTHTLVGIASALMMEVSQHGFAAVLGLQSVSFDPSRVAAQIVSGIGFIGGGLIFVRRDAVRGLTTAATIWLTAAVGMACGGGLPVLALAVTALHFLVVRGYPLLASRLVPGTVSAAFEARLTYRTGTALLPRLLQTCTRRGFRIAQVTVERLPGRADDAARVLLRLEGTGDPSGLASELFSDDGVLEVDLSAATQEE from the coding sequence ATGACGGGTGCGGCGGCGGCACCGTTGTGGGACCTCCAGGCCGGCCAGGGGCCGCGGCAACTGGCCGAGCTGGGACTGGCGCTGCTGCTGTCGAGCCTGATCGGCTGGGAGCGCGAGGCCCAGCAGAAGAGCGCGGGACTGCGCACCCACACCCTGGTCGGCATCGCCAGCGCCCTGATGATGGAGGTCTCCCAGCACGGCTTCGCCGCGGTGCTCGGCCTGCAGAGCGTGTCCTTCGACCCCTCGCGGGTCGCGGCCCAGATCGTCTCCGGGATCGGCTTCATCGGCGGCGGGCTGATCTTCGTACGACGGGACGCCGTACGGGGCCTGACCACGGCCGCCACCATCTGGCTGACCGCAGCGGTCGGCATGGCCTGCGGCGGCGGGCTGCCCGTGCTCGCGCTGGCGGTGACGGCCCTGCACTTCCTGGTGGTCCGGGGCTACCCGCTGCTGGCGTCCCGCCTGGTGCCCGGCACGGTCTCCGCCGCGTTCGAGGCGCGCCTGACCTACCGGACCGGGACGGCGCTGCTGCCCCGCCTGTTGCAGACCTGCACCCGGCGCGGCTTCCGCATCGCGCAGGTCACGGTGGAACGGCTGCCCGGCCGCGCCGACGACGCCGCGCGGGTGCTGCTGCGGCTGGAGGGCACCGGGGACCCCTCCGGGCTGGCGTCGGAGCTGTTCTCGGACGACGGCGTGCTGGAGGTGGACCTCTCCGCCGCGACGCAGGAGGAGTGA
- a CDS encoding amino acid ABC transporter substrate-binding protein has protein sequence MPRWKKILYALLVTAALVAGGLFGWSFLHRPDTCAEGVERIDGECVGVNGEGYDFGTREIGAVARAIAQENKRIEKDPHVTVAMMLPLHSGNEALNRQIRSDLQGAYLGQLQANEGEGEPPKIRLVLANPGREYGHQAPVVDTLLRMARSPGDRLRAVTGFNLSLDATTAAVDRLTAHQVPVLASRITGDGIANEEGLDAVAKPKFPGLARIIPTNHEVARALAAFTGGLDREDRRTVLVHDTREDSYNESLAKAFDSIEEKGPAGPAEMSFTSPAIDEAGSTGNQFTQIANNICSSEADTVYFAGRTVHLRLFALKLAEVGCGKRHYTIISGSDAASLRQYMSEENWEKLRGTDGEAKVTVQYAAPAHPQAWDTELTAWRKEWRERHHREPTGKELPQYLAEPKAALDRLRGLIDTTRRAGTDLGTPPSLEDSRTMLVYDGMVTIGTALHQVQNGPAEKVPGLEEVGQEWVRLNAQHRVAGTSGLICLTGGGNPYDKPVAVVELDPGRKGEGTLKYVGLGWPAGGPQPKNCVIPSRTP, from the coding sequence ATGCCCAGGTGGAAGAAGATCCTCTACGCCCTGCTGGTCACGGCGGCCCTCGTGGCGGGAGGCCTGTTCGGCTGGTCCTTCCTCCACCGGCCGGACACCTGCGCCGAGGGTGTCGAGCGGATCGACGGCGAGTGCGTCGGCGTCAACGGCGAGGGCTACGACTTCGGCACACGGGAGATCGGCGCCGTCGCCCGGGCCATCGCGCAGGAGAACAAGCGGATCGAGAAGGACCCTCATGTGACGGTGGCGATGATGCTGCCGCTCCACTCCGGCAACGAGGCGCTGAACCGGCAGATACGCAGCGACCTCCAGGGCGCCTACCTGGGACAGCTGCAGGCCAACGAGGGCGAGGGCGAACCACCGAAGATCCGGCTGGTGCTGGCCAACCCCGGCCGGGAGTACGGTCACCAGGCGCCGGTCGTGGACACCCTGCTGCGCATGGCCCGCTCTCCCGGGGACCGGCTGCGCGCCGTCACCGGCTTCAACCTCAGCCTCGACGCCACGACGGCGGCCGTCGACCGCCTGACCGCGCACCAGGTCCCCGTGCTCGCCTCCCGGATCACCGGCGACGGGATCGCCAACGAGGAGGGCCTGGACGCGGTGGCCAAGCCGAAGTTCCCCGGCCTGGCCCGGATCATCCCCACCAACCACGAGGTGGCCCGGGCGCTGGCCGCCTTCACCGGGGGCCTGGACCGGGAGGACCGCCGGACGGTACTGGTCCACGACACACGCGAGGACAGCTACAACGAGTCGCTGGCGAAGGCGTTCGACAGCATCGAGGAGAAGGGCCCGGCCGGACCCGCCGAGATGTCCTTCACCTCCCCGGCGATCGACGAGGCCGGCTCCACCGGCAACCAGTTCACCCAGATCGCCAACAACATCTGCAGCTCCGAGGCGGACACCGTCTACTTCGCGGGGCGCACGGTGCACCTGCGGCTCTTCGCGCTCAAGCTCGCCGAAGTCGGCTGCGGGAAACGGCACTACACCATCATCAGCGGCTCCGACGCCGCCTCGCTGCGGCAGTACATGAGCGAGGAGAACTGGGAGAAGCTGCGCGGCACGGACGGCGAGGCGAAGGTCACGGTGCAGTACGCCGCCCCCGCGCACCCCCAGGCCTGGGACACCGAGCTGACCGCCTGGCGCAAGGAGTGGCGCGAGCGCCACCACCGGGAGCCCACCGGCAAGGAACTGCCCCAGTACCTCGCGGAGCCCAAGGCGGCCCTGGACCGCCTGCGCGGCCTCATCGACACTACGCGGCGCGCCGGAACGGACCTCGGCACCCCGCCCAGCCTGGAGGACTCCCGCACGATGCTGGTGTACGACGGCATGGTCACCATCGGCACGGCCCTGCACCAGGTGCAGAACGGCCCCGCCGAGAAGGTGCCCGGCCTGGAGGAGGTCGGCCAGGAGTGGGTGCGGCTGAACGCCCAGCACCGGGTGGCGGGCACCAGCGGCCTGATCTGCCTGACCGGCGGCGGCAACCCCTACGACAAGCCGGTCGCGGTGGTCGAGCTGGACCCGGGCCGCAAGGGCGAGGGCACGCTGAAGTACGTCGGCCTGGGCTGGCCCGCCGGCGGGCCGCAGCCCAAGAACTGCGTCATCCCCAGCAGAACCCCGTGA